One stretch of Schlesneria sp. DSM 10557 DNA includes these proteins:
- a CDS encoding M16 family metallopeptidase, which yields MLIRWIVAGLALCCLGMNLVAAAEPRKIGSVEGLTEYQLDNGLRVVIFPEPSNDKITVNMTVLVGSRHEGYGEAGMAHLLEHMLFKPTSKHPRPDQDLQSRGADYNGTTWFDRTNYYETLPAGDDNLEWAIEYEADRLINCPINAADLTSEMTVVRNEFEMGENSPKSILEQRVFASAFEWHNYGKSTIGNRADIERVPVDNLRAFYKKYYRPDNVILFIGGRLDEAKTLELVQKHFGPIERPAEPIRATYTEEPAQDGERLVTLRRVGNVAVVGVAYHIPAAADAEFPAVALLEAILTADKTGRLYKALVERRRAAKVQGMAYALHDPGAIFISAEVAQGNEPDSVAEDMLEAINEVVKDGITEVELVRAKRQFRKYLDQLAAETPKLLIELAESAAAGDWRLFFLNRDRLEDVTVDDVNRVARKYLVPNNRTVGMYIPSQQPQRTPIAAVPDVRKLVENYKGRSDFSTGEAFDPSPAAIEARVKRSQIEGVKVALLSKKNRGGTVSLQLRLRYGSAKSLFGKAPVCDVLPSLMARATRHLNSEQLADKLDELQSTLHASGGPGEAAFVIQSKREHLSEVIDVLRQILREPAFPQDELDILKQRRAAELEEQMTQPQALAPRAVSQKLNSYPVGDVRYQPNLSDELKQIQGLELASLKKLYEDFLSAQAGELAIVGDFDEAETVAALQNALKDWKSKSPYERISRSAENPPKPETIRIETPDKANAMYFAGLLLALRDDHPDYPALVVGNEILGGSGFASRLMGRIREKEGLSYGVGSSFRSNSLDPRSTFSIYAICNPENVEKVVALAKEEIEILLKEGLKEEELAESQQGWIKGQEADRGEDGKLASILANALFVGRTLEYQAKLESRVSQLTADAVVAALRRHVNPEQLVNAIAGDFPEKPANESKQK from the coding sequence ATGCTAATTCGATGGATCGTGGCTGGTCTGGCCCTCTGCTGTCTGGGGATGAATCTGGTTGCGGCCGCGGAGCCTCGCAAGATCGGCTCGGTCGAAGGGTTGACAGAATATCAGCTCGACAACGGCCTGCGAGTGGTCATCTTTCCCGAGCCGTCCAATGACAAGATCACCGTCAACATGACGGTCCTTGTCGGTTCACGGCACGAAGGATACGGCGAAGCGGGGATGGCTCACCTGCTGGAGCACATGCTGTTCAAGCCGACCAGCAAGCACCCGCGACCGGATCAGGATCTGCAGTCGCGCGGCGCCGACTACAATGGAACGACGTGGTTCGATCGGACGAACTACTACGAGACACTTCCTGCGGGTGACGACAATCTCGAATGGGCGATCGAATATGAAGCCGATCGACTGATCAATTGCCCGATCAACGCGGCGGATCTGACCAGCGAAATGACCGTGGTGCGGAATGAGTTCGAGATGGGGGAAAACAGCCCCAAGTCGATTCTGGAACAACGCGTCTTCGCGTCTGCCTTTGAGTGGCACAACTACGGTAAATCGACGATCGGTAATCGGGCAGATATCGAGCGGGTTCCCGTCGATAATCTCCGAGCCTTCTATAAGAAATACTATCGCCCGGATAACGTCATCCTGTTTATCGGTGGTCGCCTGGACGAAGCCAAAACGCTGGAACTCGTGCAGAAGCACTTCGGTCCGATCGAGCGTCCTGCGGAACCGATTCGTGCCACCTATACTGAAGAACCGGCTCAGGATGGAGAACGCCTCGTCACGCTGCGGCGTGTGGGAAATGTTGCTGTCGTGGGGGTCGCCTATCACATTCCTGCTGCCGCCGATGCCGAGTTCCCCGCAGTCGCACTGCTGGAGGCGATCCTTACCGCTGATAAAACAGGTCGTCTCTACAAGGCCCTTGTCGAACGTCGCCGTGCGGCCAAGGTTCAGGGGATGGCCTATGCTCTGCACGATCCCGGTGCGATCTTCATTTCGGCCGAAGTGGCTCAGGGGAACGAACCTGACAGCGTCGCCGAAGACATGCTCGAGGCGATCAATGAAGTCGTGAAAGATGGAATCACGGAAGTCGAACTGGTACGGGCGAAACGGCAGTTCCGCAAGTATCTCGACCAGCTCGCCGCAGAGACACCGAAATTGCTCATCGAACTGGCCGAGTCGGCTGCCGCCGGTGACTGGCGACTGTTCTTCCTTAACCGGGATCGGCTTGAGGATGTCACCGTCGACGATGTGAATCGAGTCGCGCGGAAGTACCTGGTGCCGAACAACCGGACGGTAGGGATGTATATCCCCAGCCAGCAGCCACAGCGGACTCCGATTGCCGCTGTGCCCGACGTCAGGAAACTGGTCGAAAACTACAAGGGCCGATCCGATTTCTCGACCGGCGAGGCTTTTGATCCTTCTCCCGCCGCGATCGAAGCCCGCGTGAAGCGGTCGCAGATCGAAGGGGTGAAAGTGGCCCTGCTGTCTAAAAAGAATCGCGGGGGAACCGTCTCGCTGCAGTTACGACTTCGATACGGTTCGGCAAAGTCGTTGTTCGGGAAAGCCCCCGTCTGCGACGTTCTGCCGAGTCTGATGGCCCGGGCGACACGCCACCTGAACAGTGAGCAACTGGCTGACAAGCTGGACGAATTGCAGAGTACGCTGCATGCGTCCGGTGGACCCGGCGAGGCGGCCTTCGTCATTCAGTCGAAACGCGAACACCTGAGCGAAGTGATTGATGTCTTGCGACAGATTCTGCGCGAGCCCGCTTTTCCCCAGGATGAACTGGACATTCTGAAGCAGCGCCGTGCTGCCGAACTGGAAGAACAAATGACGCAGCCGCAGGCGCTGGCCCCCCGGGCGGTCTCGCAGAAGCTGAATTCCTATCCGGTCGGTGACGTGCGGTATCAACCCAATCTGTCAGACGAACTGAAACAGATTCAGGGATTGGAACTGGCCAGCCTGAAGAAACTTTACGAAGACTTTCTGTCGGCCCAGGCGGGTGAACTGGCGATCGTCGGTGACTTTGACGAGGCTGAGACAGTTGCCGCCCTGCAGAACGCTTTGAAAGACTGGAAGTCGAAGAGCCCCTACGAGCGAATCAGCCGGTCTGCCGAGAATCCCCCCAAGCCAGAAACGATTCGCATTGAAACCCCGGACAAGGCCAATGCGATGTACTTCGCAGGCCTGCTGCTGGCACTGCGGGACGATCATCCCGACTATCCTGCTCTGGTGGTCGGCAACGAGATCCTCGGTGGCAGCGGCTTCGCATCACGTCTGATGGGCCGCATCCGTGAGAAGGAAGGACTCTCGTACGGCGTGGGTTCGTCATTCCGCTCGAACTCGCTCGACCCCCGTTCGACATTCTCGATCTACGCAATCTGCAATCCGGAGAATGTCGAGAAGGTGGTGGCACTCGCCAAAGAAGAGATTGAAATTCTGCTGAAAGAGGGGCTCAAAGAAGAAGAGCTCGCGGAATCGCAGCAGGGCTGGATCAAGGGTCAGGAAGCCGACCGGGGTGAAGACGGCAAACTAGCGTCGATCCTGGCCAATGCGCTGTTCGTCGGAAGAACTTTGGAGTACCAGGCCAAGTTGGAATCCCGCGTCAGCCAACTCACCGCCGATGCGGTCGTCGCAGCACTCCGTCGGCATGTGAATCCCGAACAGCTCGTCAACGCCATCGCCGGCGACTTCCCCGAGAAGCCCGCTAACGAGAGCAAACAGAAGTAG
- the queA gene encoding tRNA preQ1(34) S-adenosylmethionine ribosyltransferase-isomerase QueA → MSREDQLSSYDYPLPEELIAKVPLESRDASRLMVLDRRKGSIDHRTIRDLPELLTTGDALVLNNTRVLPARLFGMRTATGGKWEGLYLGSTANGLWRLIGQTRGYLRTGETVTITNPVGEKLLLKLIEKEADGVCQFEASTGCAIESLPRFGTVPLPPYMDRKVATEADWERYQTTFAQHLGSVAAPTAGLHFTPELLDRCQQKGIRRAEVTLHVGIGTFRPVSVENLAEHRMHSEWCELPASTAERLTSVRADGGRIVTVGTTSLRTLESACHARGPEHPPAFHEWRGETNLFIRPPYTFFSTDVLLTNFHLPKSTLLMLIAAFGGFDFVMEAYRVAIAERYRFFSYGDAMLIL, encoded by the coding sequence ATGTCTCGCGAAGATCAACTTTCCTCATACGACTATCCTTTGCCCGAGGAATTGATCGCGAAAGTCCCGCTGGAATCGCGCGATGCATCCCGCTTGATGGTGCTTGACCGTCGTAAAGGCTCCATTGATCATCGGACGATCCGGGACCTGCCCGAACTGCTGACGACCGGCGATGCTCTGGTACTGAACAATACCCGCGTCCTTCCGGCCCGACTGTTCGGCATGCGGACGGCGACAGGGGGAAAGTGGGAAGGTCTCTATCTGGGCTCAACGGCCAATGGGCTGTGGCGACTGATTGGTCAGACACGCGGCTACCTGAGAACGGGTGAAACAGTCACGATCACCAATCCCGTGGGCGAAAAGCTGCTGCTGAAGCTGATCGAGAAAGAAGCGGACGGTGTCTGCCAGTTCGAAGCGTCAACAGGCTGTGCCATCGAATCGCTGCCACGTTTCGGCACTGTTCCACTCCCCCCGTACATGGATCGCAAGGTCGCCACCGAGGCGGACTGGGAACGTTACCAGACGACGTTTGCTCAGCATCTCGGTTCTGTCGCCGCACCCACGGCCGGACTTCACTTCACCCCGGAACTCCTGGATCGCTGTCAGCAAAAGGGGATTCGCCGTGCAGAAGTCACACTGCACGTCGGTATCGGAACATTCCGTCCGGTCTCGGTCGAAAACCTGGCAGAACATCGGATGCACTCCGAATGGTGCGAACTCCCTGCAAGTACGGCAGAGCGACTCACCAGCGTCCGGGCCGACGGGGGCCGCATCGTGACTGTGGGGACGACCAGCCTGCGGACACTCGAATCGGCCTGCCATGCGAGAGGACCAGAGCATCCACCCGCGTTTCACGAATGGCGCGGAGAAACGAATCTGTTTATTCGCCCTCCCTACACGTTCTTCTCGACCGACGTGTTGCTGACGAATTTCCACTTACCCAAATCGACCCTGCTGATGCTGATCGCCGCCTTCGGGGGATTCGATTTCGTCATGGAAGCTTACCGGGTCGCGATTGCCGAGAGATACCGCTTCTTCAGTTATGGCGACGCGATGTTGATCCTCTGA
- a CDS encoding DUF1559 domain-containing protein, translated as MNSSPRRAFTLIELLVVIAIIAVLIALLLPAVQQAREAARRAQCKNQLKQIGLAIHNYESSHLCFPPGQIRIPFSSQPRVRGWSMFVQLLPYFDQAPLYNDWNFANPLENEAEENTAVVLPVLVCPSATISQNPYTKPSGSRYALTSYGGNGGTQSHPPAATRGDGMFAGCGPLITTPMTVQHEVVRIRDATDGTSSTLLLGERSHADRNYDSFFANGFATNPMNGWGFWAPSGGQLGLTDVTLSSFAPVNYRIPFDFTNRPGSISSAATFDASLESIQRLNAFGSQHTGGAHVALVDGSVRFLSENIDMEVLKHLSTRAGGEIVGEF; from the coding sequence GTGAACTCGTCCCCCCGTCGTGCTTTCACACTGATCGAGCTGCTGGTCGTGATCGCAATTATCGCGGTCCTGATTGCCCTGTTACTCCCTGCGGTCCAGCAGGCGCGAGAAGCAGCGCGGCGGGCTCAATGCAAGAATCAGTTGAAGCAGATCGGGCTGGCCATCCACAACTATGAAAGTTCCCACCTCTGCTTTCCGCCGGGCCAGATCCGAATCCCGTTCTCATCGCAACCTCGCGTGCGAGGCTGGTCGATGTTCGTCCAGCTTCTTCCCTACTTTGATCAGGCACCGCTCTATAACGACTGGAACTTTGCGAATCCTCTTGAAAACGAGGCCGAGGAAAACACGGCGGTTGTCCTTCCCGTACTTGTGTGTCCTTCCGCCACCATCAGCCAGAACCCGTACACCAAGCCAAGTGGTTCGCGCTATGCCCTGACGAGTTACGGTGGAAACGGGGGAACTCAGTCACATCCCCCGGCCGCAACCCGGGGAGACGGCATGTTCGCGGGATGCGGCCCATTGATTACCACGCCGATGACTGTCCAGCACGAAGTGGTGCGGATCCGGGATGCGACCGATGGCACGTCGAGCACCCTGCTGCTGGGGGAACGGAGTCATGCGGATCGAAACTACGACTCGTTCTTCGCCAATGGCTTCGCGACGAACCCCATGAACGGCTGGGGATTCTGGGCACCCTCAGGCGGGCAACTCGGTTTGACAGACGTCACACTCAGCAGTTTTGCGCCGGTCAATTACCGCATCCCGTTCGACTTCACGAACCGCCCCGGCAGCATCAGCAGTGCTGCCACATTCGATGCATCGCTGGAGTCCATTCAGCGACTCAACGCGTTCGGCAGTCAGCATACGGGGGGAGCTCACGTAGCCCTCGTCGACGGCAGCGTCCGCTTCCTGAGCGAGAATATCGACATGGAAGTGCTGAAACATCTTTCCACTCGCGCGGGCGGCGAAATCGTCGGAGAGTTTTAA
- a CDS encoding PAS domain-containing sensor histidine kinase: MFLTRSIRRKLVIVLSLVFAMLLFLSVAGLSALYAYWSLVDDLQFSREKEPQQTALAAALQGLAEPLIIRLPERVNPLQIPMRPGVYTVVETFNGPLWEERRHKAREEYKEFYRRCSDLSKSDARIRNFFTQPTLYQINDKLIYLEKNSQSVDNPDSRLHQQLLLTVMDLQSLALQIPDLESGIEKTIRASQNELTWRFWLIGCPTAIVLALFFSLIYFCYRWILIPIRKLHEAASRVANGDYSYRLKLRGKDEMVELAEMFNKMTDRFQTDKDKLALEVEQRSRQILRNERLAGIGFFASGISHEINNPLQAIGAAAESLTDRIRDGSLGGQMPPEDRELLSTYLGMIERESTRCQQITSRVLDFARGTNGPKSRQDLTKIVNEVLDMVSHMSKFDNYVINFDRGKSHLLDINPAEMKQVVLNLIANGLEAMEGSGTMTIEIVELVDEVVLSIADQGCGMTAEMIANLYEPFFTEKSNGKGTGLGLSITHRIVRDHGGRIEATSEGRGLGSTFRVHLPRCAKGAQISAA, encoded by the coding sequence GTGTTTCTGACGCGCTCTATTCGACGCAAACTGGTGATCGTGCTGTCGCTCGTATTCGCCATGCTTCTCTTCCTGTCCGTGGCAGGTCTGTCGGCACTGTATGCGTACTGGAGTCTCGTTGACGACTTGCAGTTTTCCCGCGAAAAAGAACCGCAACAGACGGCTCTGGCGGCCGCACTGCAAGGTCTGGCCGAACCGCTGATCATTCGCCTGCCCGAGCGAGTCAATCCGCTTCAGATCCCGATGCGGCCTGGAGTCTATACCGTTGTCGAAACTTTCAACGGTCCCCTGTGGGAGGAACGACGGCATAAGGCTCGTGAGGAATACAAAGAGTTCTATCGACGCTGTTCGGATCTTTCCAAGTCGGATGCCCGCATCCGGAACTTTTTCACTCAGCCCACGCTTTACCAGATCAATGACAAGTTGATCTACCTCGAAAAGAACAGCCAGTCCGTGGACAACCCGGATTCGCGTCTCCACCAGCAACTGCTGCTGACCGTGATGGATCTTCAGTCACTGGCACTCCAGATCCCCGACCTGGAAAGCGGCATCGAAAAAACCATTCGAGCCTCTCAAAATGAGCTTACCTGGCGTTTCTGGCTGATCGGTTGCCCGACGGCGATCGTCCTCGCGTTGTTCTTCAGCCTGATCTACTTCTGCTATCGCTGGATTCTGATTCCGATCCGGAAACTGCACGAGGCCGCTTCCCGCGTCGCCAATGGCGATTATTCCTATCGCCTGAAGCTGCGCGGCAAGGACGAGATGGTCGAACTGGCCGAAATGTTTAACAAGATGACGGATCGCTTCCAGACGGATAAGGACAAACTGGCTCTGGAAGTGGAACAGCGCAGTCGCCAGATTCTGCGGAACGAGCGTCTGGCCGGGATCGGCTTCTTCGCCTCGGGCATCTCGCACGAAATTAACAACCCGCTGCAGGCGATCGGAGCTGCGGCAGAATCGTTGACGGATCGCATCCGTGACGGCTCCCTGGGAGGCCAGATGCCCCCCGAGGATCGTGAATTACTCTCGACCTATCTCGGGATGATCGAACGGGAATCGACGCGCTGTCAGCAGATTACGTCACGCGTCCTCGATTTCGCCCGCGGCACCAATGGACCGAAGTCGCGGCAGGACCTGACCAAAATCGTCAATGAAGTTCTGGACATGGTGTCGCACATGAGCAAGTTCGACAACTACGTCATCAACTTCGATCGCGGCAAGTCGCACCTGCTGGATATCAATCCCGCCGAAATGAAACAGGTCGTACTGAACCTGATTGCCAACGGCCTCGAAGCCATGGAAGGTTCGGGAACGATGACAATTGAAATTGTCGAACTGGTCGATGAGGTAGTACTGTCCATCGCCGATCAGGGATGCGGGATGACCGCCGAGATGATCGCGAATCTTTACGAACCCTTCTTCACCGAAAAGTCGAACGGAAAAGGGACCGGCCTGGGCCTTTCGATCACGCATCGCATTGTCAGGGACCACGGGGGACGCATCGAAGCCACCAGCGAAGGACGAGGACTGGGGAGCACGTTCCGTGTCCATCTGCCGCGCTGTGCCAAGGGAGCCCAGATCTCTGCGGCGTAA
- the eboE gene encoding metabolite traffic protein EboE encodes MTISTLPLSYCTNVHPGRTVAEVEDGLDQFTLPIRENYGSDLAAGLWLAASVIRELNASPDEAKKFAERLHLRGLSCYTLNAFPYGDFHSARVKENVYLPDWTQPDRLEYTVGCARLLAALLPRGVEGSISTVPLGFKPFEHPADFADRCADQLIELAHSLNRVWSETGGMIRLAIEPEPFCVLETTSETIEFFDRLRSRAADSGALEVVEKHLGVCYDVCHQAVEFEDIAASIRALTAAGIRINKLHITCAVEVLNPASNPEALVALSRYVEPRYLHQTFARTSSGSIARYVDLDEQMTQQPSPEFRDAEMWRVHFHVPVDAEQLGPLGTTRNELKTALSIIPELDYAPHLEVETYTWEVLPDGGKPNLIEGFSRELLATKALLES; translated from the coding sequence ATGACAATCAGTACGCTGCCGCTGAGCTATTGCACCAACGTCCATCCCGGTCGGACCGTTGCGGAAGTCGAAGATGGACTCGACCAGTTCACTCTGCCCATCCGGGAGAACTATGGCTCGGACCTCGCGGCAGGTCTCTGGCTGGCCGCGAGCGTCATCCGCGAGCTGAATGCATCGCCGGACGAAGCGAAGAAGTTCGCCGAACGGCTGCATCTGCGGGGCCTCAGTTGCTACACGCTCAATGCCTTTCCGTATGGCGATTTTCACTCTGCCCGAGTCAAGGAAAACGTCTACCTGCCCGACTGGACGCAACCGGATCGACTGGAGTACACGGTTGGTTGTGCCCGACTGCTGGCCGCACTGCTGCCCCGGGGGGTCGAGGGGAGCATCTCGACCGTTCCGCTTGGATTCAAACCGTTCGAGCACCCGGCAGACTTCGCAGACCGTTGTGCCGACCAGCTCATCGAACTCGCACACAGTCTGAACCGGGTCTGGAGCGAAACCGGAGGCATGATTCGTCTGGCCATCGAACCAGAACCATTCTGCGTCCTCGAAACGACCAGCGAGACGATTGAGTTTTTTGACCGGCTCCGCAGCCGTGCGGCGGACTCTGGAGCACTCGAAGTCGTCGAAAAACATCTGGGTGTCTGCTACGACGTCTGCCATCAGGCCGTCGAATTTGAAGACATCGCCGCGTCGATCCGCGCGCTGACCGCGGCGGGGATCCGCATCAATAAACTGCACATCACGTGTGCTGTCGAAGTGCTTAACCCGGCGAGCAACCCCGAGGCGCTCGTCGCCCTTTCGCGGTATGTCGAGCCCCGTTATCTCCATCAGACCTTCGCCCGGACGTCCAGCGGATCGATCGCCAGGTACGTCGATCTGGATGAGCAGATGACGCAGCAGCCAAGTCCGGAATTTCGAGACGCGGAGATGTGGCGAGTCCACTTTCACGTCCCCGTCGACGCGGAACAACTCGGTCCGCTGGGAACGACCCGTAATGAACTGAAGACGGCCCTGTCGATCATCCCGGAACTCGACTACGCCCCGCACCTCGAGGTGGAAACCTACACCTGGGAAGTTCTGCCGGACGGGGGCAAGCCGAATCTGATCGAAGGATTCTCTCGAGAACTGCTCGCCACGAAGGCGTTACTTGAGTCCTGA